The following are encoded together in the Plasmodium reichenowi strain SY57 chromosome 3, whole genome shotgun sequence genome:
- a CDS encoding microtubule and actin binding protein, putative: MGFHNVKNISDIKELKILQNDERNVNNFPQICNDNITLCVNNSNELYLYNKSITICDNNNNNNILHNYKNEIVNLINNNNNNTYQDVSDKCVLHMDCDDLYVSPNNNVEKNIYQEDIHMKHENNNLSLNCINNTHLNEKSILETQEIIEKKVRQDIIHTNDENVMLEIQDDQENKLIRNVEKHMDQPIFSGSSRSYSLDKEKYLYRSNDMSDTNYVCQDEIHSIISPDEEKKNSLQSLSNQNLEIAYELTSNGDHEYIIENNEENNEENNNENNKENNNDNNNDNYSYYNSYNNSYNNSHNNSHNNSHNNSHNNSHNNSPNNSPNNSCNISCYNSDDNNDDDNDDDNDDDNDDDKEIKNILNVLNNLRNYKFHDTDNLDNDENYESFDNHPDDYKTSNKDMDENDKLNTNETNNMYHDQNIPFLKNEYTYNNVLSKEDKENIDLQNIKDKYEKFTLNLYNQIDDDNNNNNNNNKFNKINFNETNNKNDMCQEKEKSQLHYETSQEEKKNISNEIINYNNCTNQQVHGKKKDLINTHIYSSTNNNNHIYNSEQELIICKNNINYVKNNEVIIMDDKNNFHINNNNNTNDHFYIYKQTQNNYNDINQEKIKQSNICNEEQNKVKGHFNNIKEDELAISSNNSSKNSEQVRKKKLLKENMNNLNNVNKNDETNMIYNNKETILDKENVYINTYNNNDIYSNSNNNNNNNIYSNNNNCNNYDVCGNDVGFAKSNIMNVNLENYNIIDSTKYIFQENTKDISNDIKTEMKNINLENEEKFEFDSYLNKLNNLKSMLHQDESDSENYVDENGDKNSEEQNYITDEEGKKSVVDYDKELSTDVDVEDESNNQNISNEKKNKEKKIKNNKNKNKNDDDDDDDDDNDDDDNDHNDDYVHYDDNNNNNMLVQYTHNHHDTSSQENIQHTNYKHNNYNVLENFTTVKQPSDNNHNKNNYRDNNNHNNNYYYYQHNNNLSHITVLEKRNKALNKQVKYLENKISVQKKKEMSFCKNKEKYKKKKISLINEYEKKLDNIIIDFNKLKDNCITKEKKLAKMEDITKYINEQFSLSKIQFENKMNEYVIFLKKKDSEIYMLKELIKEKEKTILCNDNILKQYKKDVDDILKENIEKIDDIKKKLKTQEEIISQKDRQIETLENNLKIGKEKINKFDNEIQKLQYKINIHIEKETEIKKTNDIEKEKNTKLTNKFDIINKENNNLHNKIETLLKNEKEISTENVKLIETNKTLSIENEKLSNDLKNTLNEKEKIQDNYNKMNKEHIKIIEELQSYKEIKEKHMKEITQIKEQIHNLDKHIAQIQIEKNNFEECYLKEKNENEKMSNILQEKYKELSTYEIDKNINKIKIEDLEKDKENILLTKNKEINNLKEEYKIVQQHLEDINVLYEKQKLAIDTITKEKNNIINECDKIKNKNKKLNNKLKENQINYEHTLNNIKKENQQIIEREKKNFTQKVESLEHAFKQSYNQLKDQNENLQQQIKELKNVNQDIKINSKNLKNVNEILIKETKNYSEEKEKFIKGLKNIKQAYIKLKNENQQLKINAFEYIKKDVQENYVTLNVHNNILNEQKKLYVQIDILKSQVDQKQNIINNMKEQIEDVNHKIASINKEKEELNTTIKIKNKITEDVNLSVQKLKSELNSKDDEVKKRTIEIKQKEREYKKLLDDYKIEKKNLVTKYEKELDSYMTKYEFAHAKYKQYEEEIKDLKNKLKLKDEVIEYTHKEIENIKESFCNEYENKIKTLVEEKDKEINTVNKKCKELRQDNTTNKNEIVKLNKMLEETNKKIKKRDMEMYILLEENKKQKEKAAKKMTKVNALLNNLHKEYTDNIP; this comes from the exons atgGGATTTCATAAcgttaaaaatatttcagATATTAAGGAATTAAAGATATTGCAAAACGATGAAAgaaatgtaaataatttcccacaaatatgtaatgataatataacaCTGTGTGtaaataattcaaatgaactttatttatataataagtcCATTACCATttgtgataataataataataataatatattacataattataaaaatgaaatagtaaatttaataaacaataataacaacaatacTTATCAAGACGTATCAGATAAATGTGTACTCCATATGGATTGTGACGACTTATATGTATCTcctaataataatgtggaaaaaaatatatatcaagaggatattcatatgaagcatgaaaataataatttatcattgaactgtataaataatacacaTCTTAATGAAAAATCAATATTAGAAACACAAgaaataatagaaaaaaaagttagacaagatattatacatacaaatgatgaaaatgtAATGTTAGAAATACAAGATGATCAGGAAAACAAATTAATACGAAATGTCGAAAAACATATGGATCAACCCATTTTTTCAGGATCATCAAGGTCCTATTCGTtagataaagaaaaatatttatatcgTTCAAATGATATGAGTGATACTAATTATGTATGTCAAGATGAAATACATAGCATAATTTCTCCAGAcgaagaaaaaaaaaatagtcTCCAGAGTTTATCAAACCAAAATTTAGAAATCGCATATGAATTAACTTCAAATGGTGACcatgaatatataatagaaaataatgaggaaaataatgaggaaaataataatgagaataataaggaaaataataatgataataataatgataattatagttattataatagttataataatagttataataatagtcATAATAATAGTCATAATAATAGTCATAATAATAGTCATAATAATAGTCATAATAATAGTCCTAATAATAGTCCTAATAATAGCTGTAATATTAGTTGTTATAAtagtgatgataataatgatgatgataatgatgatgataatgatgatgataatgatgatgataaggaaattaagaatattttaaatgtattaaataatttaagaaattataaatttcaTGATACAGATAATTTAGACAATGATGAGAATTATGAATCCTTTGATAATCATCCTGATGATTATAAAACATCAAATAAAGATATGGATGAAAACGATAAACTTAATACAAACGAAACGAATAATATGTATCATGACCAAAATATCCCTTTCCTAAAAAACgaatatacatataataatgttcTGTCTAAGgaagataaagaaaatatcGATTTACAAAAcataaaagataaatatgaaaagtTTACCCTCAATCTTTATAACCAAAtagatgatgataataataataataataataataataagtttaataaaataaattttaatgaaaccaataataaaaatgatatgtGTCAAGAAAAGGAGAAAAGCCAACTTCATTATGAAACATCacaagaagaaaaaaaaaatatttccaatgaaataataaattataataactGCACAAATCAACAGGTCCAcggaaaaaaaaaagatttaataaatacacatatatattcttcaacaaataataataatcatatatataattctgaacaagaattaataatttgtaaaaataatataaattatgtaaaaaataacgaggtaattataatggatgataaaaacaattttcatataaataataataataatacaaatgatcacttttatatttataaacaaacacaaaataattataatgatattaatcaagaaaaaatcaaacaatccaatatttgtaatgaagaacaaaataaagtaaaaggtcattttaataatataaaagaagacGAACTAGCCATATCTTCCAATAATTCGTCTAAAAATTCTGAACAAGTcaggaaaaaaaaattattaaaagaaaatatgaacaatttaaataatgttaataaaaatgacgagacaaatatgatatataataataaagaaacTATACTggataaagaaaatgtatatattaatacatataataataatgatatatatagtaatagtaataataataataataataatatatatagtaataataataattgtaataattatgacGTGTGTGGAAACGATGTTGGATTTGCAAAATCAAATATCATGAATGTCAATTTAGagaattataatataattgaCAGCactaaatatatttttcagGAGAATACTAAAGACATATCTAATGATATAAAGACAGAAATGAAAAACATAAACTTGGAGaatgaagaaaaatttGAATTTGATTCATATctaaataaattaaataatttgaaAAGTATGCTTCATCAAGATGAGAGCGATAGCGAAAATTATGTTGATGAAAATGGCGATAAAAATTCGGAAgaacaaaattatattacaGATGAAGAAGGAAAGAAAAGTGTTGTAGATTATGATAAAGAATTAAGTACGGATGTTGATGTGGAAGATGAAAGTAACaatcaaaatatatctaatgagaaaaagaacaaagaaaaaaaaataaaaaataataaaaataaaaataaaaatgatgatgatgatgatgatgatgatgataatgatgatgatgataatgatcataatgatgattatgttcattatgatgataacaataataacaatatgCTGGTTCAATATACCCACAATCATCACGATACATCCAGCCAAGAAAACATTCAACATACaaattataaacataataattataatgtatTAGAAAATTTCACTACCGTTAAACAACCAAGCgataataatcataataaaaataattatcgagataataataatcataataataattattattactatcaACATAATAACAACCTTTCACACATTACAGTGTtagaaaaaagaaataaagCTCTAAACAAACAAGTGAAATATTTAGAAAACAAAATTTCGGTAcagaagaaaaaagaaatgagcttctgtaaaaataaagagaaatacaaaaagaaaaagatatccctaattaatgaatatgaaaaaaaacTAGACAACATAATTATAGATTTTAATAAACTTAAAGACAATTGTATAACGAAAGAAAAGAAGCTAGCTAAAATGGAAgatataacaaaatatataaatgaacaaTTCTCATTAAGCAAAATACAatttgaaaataaaatgaatgaatatgtaatatttttaaaaaagaaagattcagaaatatatatgttaaaagaattaataaaagaaaaagaaaaaaccatattatgtaatgataatatattgaaacaatataaaaaagatgtagacgatatattaaaagagaatatagaaaagattgatgatataaaaaaaaaactaaaaacacaagaagaaataatatCTCAAAAAGATAGACAAATAGAAACcttagaaaataatttaaaaataggaaaagagaaaattaataaatttgaTAACGAAATCCAAAAATtacaatataaaataaatatacatatagaaaaagaaacagaaataaaaaaaacaaatgatatcgaaaaagaaaaaaataccAAATTAACTAATAAGTTcgatattataaataaagaaaataataatttacataacaaaatagaaacgttattaaaaaatgaaaaagaaataagTACAGAGAATGTTAAATTAATAGaaacaaataaaacattatctatcgaaaatgaaaagttatcaaatgatttaaaaaatacattaaatgaaaaagaaaaaatacaagataattataataaaatgaataaagaacatataaaaataatagaaGAACTTCAATCGTATAAGGAAATAAAAGAGAAACACATGAAGGAAATAACACAAATCAAAGAACAAATACATAATTTAGATAAACATATTGCTCAAATacaaatagaaaaaaacaattttgAAGAAtgttatttaaaagaaaaaaatgaaaatgaaaaaatgtCAAACATATTacaagaaaaatataaagaattatcAACTTATGaaatagataaaaatataaataaaataaaaatcgAAGATCTagaaaaagataaagaaaatatacttttaacaaaaaataaggaaattaataatttaaaagaagaatataaaattgtaCAACAACATTTAGAAgatataaatgtattatatgaaaaacaAAAGCTAGCTATAGATACTATAActaaagaaaaaaataatattattaatgaatgtgataaaatcaaaaataaaaataaaaaacttaataacaaattaaaagaaaatcaAATCAATTATGAACACacattaaataatataaaaaaagaaaatcaacaaattatagaaagagaaaaaaaaaactttaCACAAAAAGTAGAATCCTTAGAACATGCATTCAAACAATCTTATAATCAATTAAAAGATCAAAATGAAAATCTACAACAACAAATcaaagaattaaaaaatgtaaatcAAGATATTAAAATCAATTCGAAAAATcttaaaaatgtaaatgaaatattaattaaagaaacaaaaaattattcagaagaaaaagaaaaatttattaaaggattaaaaaatattaaacaagcatatatcaaattaaaaaatgaaaatcaacaattaaaaataaatgcatttgaatatataaaaaaagacGTACAAGAAAATTATGTAACTCTCAATGTAcacaataatatattaaatgaacaaaaaaaattatatgtacaaaTAGATATACTCAAATCTCAAGTAGATCagaaacaaaatattataaataatatgaaagaACAAATTGAAGATGTTAATCATAAAATCGCAtctataaataaagaaaaggaaGAACTAAACACAACCataaaaatcaaaaataaaatcacAGAAGATGTGAATCTAAGCGTCCAG aAATTGAAGAGTGAACTAAACTCTAAAGATGATGaagtaaaaaaaaggaCAATCGAAattaaacaaaaagaaagagaatataaaaagttaTTAGATGATTacaaaatagaaaaaaaaaatctcGTAACAAAATATGAAAAGGAATTAGATTCTTATATGACTAAATATGAATTTGCCCATgcaaaatataaacaatatgaagaagag ATTAAggatttaaaaaataagttAAAACTTAAAGATGAAGTAATTGAATATACGCACAAGGaaattgaaaatataaaagaatcCTTCTG tAACGAATATGagaataaaattaaaacacTTGTCGAGGAGAAAGACAAGGAAATTAACActgtaaataaaaaatgtaaagaATTACGTCAAGACAATACg aCGAATAAAAACGAAATCGtcaaattaaataaaatgcTAGAGGAAACTAATAAGAAGATTAAGAAACGAGATATGGAAATGTACATTTTAttagaagaaaataaaaaacaaaaagaaaaagcAGCAAAAAAAATGACAAAAGTCAATGCATTGTTAAACAATCTTCATAAAGAATATACTGATAATATAccataa